The DNA sequence AAAAGCACGACGTACACAACGGGAAATACAATAATAAATTTTTAGGGAATAAATTTGAACAGCTTCAGCCGACTTTGAAGAAGTGAATAACAGGGATGTTATTCATAAAGTAAGGCGTATCAACCAGGAAACCGGTGTTGCACAAGATTGCGCCATAATGCGCTTCTAATCATTCAAAACAGCGCCTGAATAAAATAGAGAAGCGGATTAATATTTACTTAATTAGTTAGGTACTAAGATGGACGCTCCCGGTATCGGCCTCGCAATGTCCAGTTATTATGACAGATCATATTTTGTCGCTAAGGTCGATCTTTGTTGCCGGCTAATGATGTTTTAAGACATTGCGTCAGGACTGCTCTTCGGAATCTCGTTCAGCCTGCGCACGGTCAGCGGCCCACGCACCAGCGACCTCCACCGTTACCGGAGACGCAGTCGGAAGCACACCCAGATAACTCTCAGTTTCAGTCTGAGGCACAGCCGCGCGCTGTGTCATTCGGTAAAGCGCATAGAGCGCGATAACACCGAAGGTCACACCAAGCACTAGCCAGAACGCGAACGGGCCTAATCCATGCATCGCCCAACCGGTGATTAGGGGGCCCGCGATAGCGCCCAGTCCAAAGGTGAAAACAAGACCGCCAGACGCGGCTGGCATATCCTCGGCCGAAAGATAATCATTAGTGTATGCCAGAAACAGTGCGTAAAGCGGTGTTGTAACCCCACCGGCAAAGAAGGCAGCCGCCATTAAAGGCCAGAGGCCAGCACTAGTAAACCATGCGAATGCACAGGATATCGCTCCGAGAGAGGCCGCCCCAAAAATTAGCTTGCGCCTGTCCATCCGGTCCGAAAGCCATCCAATAGGATATTGCAGCAATAGTGCTCCAGCAAAGAGCATCGCAATGAACAGCGAAATCTGCTCCGCCGAGAGACCGATTTTGGTACCAAAAACCGCACCCATACCTGATTGAGTTGCATAAACACTGCCCAGCAAGAAGATGCCCACGGTACCTAGTGGAGAGTTCGTAAAGAGCTGACGCAAGGGCATCGGGCGAGTAATCTCAGCCTTTGGAACCGAGGTTGCAGATAGCAGGATTGGCCCAAAAGAAATTGACACCAACATCGATGCACCAATAAATAGCACAGCGGTGCCTGCATCGCCCAACGTCAATAACCCCTGAGCGCCAATGATACCCAAAGTCTGAGCGAGCATGTAGGCTGACAGTACTGAGCCACGTGTCTCATTCGTCGCAGAGTTGTTAAGCCAACTCTCGGCAGTGACATAAATGCCTGACATACAAAAGCCGACAATCACCCGCAGCACCGTCCAAACCCAGGGTTCGGTAACTAGTGGGAAAGCGATTAAACCTGCCGACATAAAACTACCAAGTGCCGCGAAGACTCGCACATGGCCAACACGCCGTATCATCAACGGACTGATACGTGCCCCAGAGAGAAAACCAAGGAAATATCCCGAGGTCACAATCGCCAGTTCTGCCGACGAAAAACCTTCTATCCCTCCGCGCAGGCCGATAAGTGTAAAATGCATACCGTTGCCCAGCATGATAAAGACGATGCCGAGTAGAAGGGGCCAGATCTGAGCAAGTATTCGTATCATGAAATTCCTTTCCGATGGCTTTGGTCTCGCATTACCTTTCTATAAATCATTTTTTAGGCCTTATTGCTTTTGAAAATAATTCCACAGACTGAATATCGCTTTAACTGAAAATAGTAATATTACCAATTTCACAAAATTTAAATAACCCCATAGACAAAAAAGTTCATCTAATAAAATTTAATTTATTCACTTGTTCTACTAATTAAAATTTCGAGAATAACAATTGCTAAACAATTACGGACATCCATTAATTACACTGACCATCATTTAATATAAAGACTCACAAATATCAGCCCTAATCAGCAGAATTTAAGTGTTTATTAAGGTAGCATCATTGAAAAGAACGCTAAATAGTTAGATGGGCTGAATTTAACGCGTTTTTAAATCAGAGGTTTAATGTAAAGATAGATGCAAGACATTCTTCTTGAAAATCCAATATTTACCAGTATATTCAGCGTAAGAGGCTAATTCTTCTAACGCCCCCACCCCACTCTGATGATTTTTTCCAAAACGACTCGCGAAAATATGAATATAAATGTAGCAGTTGTATTTGACCTGTTGGGTGAGCTCACTGGGTATATGAACTTAAAGTATTCTTTGATAATACACGAGCTATCAACGCTATGAGATTCGCTTGTAAGGAATCAGTAAAAATTCCCTAGCAAAGCAATAAAAATCCTATAAACACCTAAAGATCCGTTAGGTGTTACTTCTTCATTTACCATAACGCCCAAGATATAAATTACTCAAAGGCTACCCAAACGGTGTCCTTTTTTTATCTATTAGTTACACTGTAACTAATTCGGGAAGAAGGTGATATGGGCTGTTAAAATATTAGCTGGATTTCATTCTCATTTTAAAATGAACAAAAAAAATGGCAAACCCGCAAAGGTTTACCATTTTTTTGATATTAAATTAGCTCTGTATGGGAGCTAAAATATCATAGAAATTAAAGCCCTACGACACTGTCTGCTTGTGGGCCTTTTTGACCTTGGCTTACAGTGAATTCTACTTTTTGGCCTTCAGCTAAGGTTTTAAAACCTTCGCTTGCAATAGCACTAAAGTGAACGAATACATCTGGACCAGATGCTTGTTCGATAAAACCAAAACCTTTTGCTTCGTTGAACCATTTAACGGTTCCTTGTTCTTTATTAGACATAATAATATCCTGTAATTTGAATGTGAGGTTGCCTTCAAAAGGCTTGAATAGCGTAAAAACAGACTGGAACTTAAAAACTACAGAGCGAGGTATTATCAATAAAACAACGTAACGGAGAATGTAAAAAAAAGGCTTTCTTTCTTGCTGAGTTTTATTTTAAAGAATCTACAATAAAAGTCAATGGTTGCTTGATAAATAAACTAATTTAGCTTAAAAAACATATAATGATAATGCCTCCCATTTTTCTAAAAATAATTATGGGTGGCTATGCAGTATCCTTATAAACAAACCTATTTGGCTAGGAATAAAGACCCAAAAAATCATGTAACCGTAAAATTTAAACAAATACAAAGTATGCCCACAAAGCCATACTCCATAGCCCCAAAATCAACAGTTTGATGAAACTAGCGCGAAGACAATTGTAAGAAAATGACTTAACTGTTAATAATCGATTCCCCTTTTTTCTAACCCTAATTACCTGCGCCTATTCCACCAGGTAACTAATGACAAAAACAGCCATCTATGGCTTGCTGCCAGTATCGACAACTTTTAGCGATTACAATCTGAACTGTACAAACAAGGATACTCTACTGATATTTGCTCTATATCGAAGTATTTACAGGGTGCCACCCTATTTATGCTCGCTTGCTCCCAAAAGCAAGCGCCAGCGCGTCTTTAGTCGGTAGAAAGACTCTGTAAGGCGTCGGTGATCTCACTCATCCGCGCCATCGTCACCATACCGTGAACCTGCGATACCAGGTTACCGTTCTTATCCAGAACAACAATGACTGCTTCCTCGCTATCGGACACCACACCTAGCGCTTCTTCTATGATCTGGGAGTTCAGAATCCAGGTTTGATCGTGGTACCGCGTCGATACCTTCTCCTTGGCTAGACCAATGGCGTCTTCTTCCGACATAAAGAACGGTAAATCGACGGCTAGCACGTCGCGAACCAGATATTTACTTTGATCTATCTTTGATCGCAATGCGTTAACCCACTTCCGAGTGGATTCTGCTGCATTACGAGATGGTGTAAGTATGAGCAGTGTCGGTTGGCCTAACAGCTTGTCACTGTGAACTTTTTCACCGCTAAGCGTCGTCGCTGTAAACGACGGCCATGGTCCATCACCTGCGATGGCGGATGGCCCACATAGCGTTAGCATCGCGAGGAGGGTTAGTGTAGTAACACGTCGGGATTTCGAGCACCAAAGTGCTATCAGTATAATTTTTCTGGATATCATCGGATTAATGTAACCGTAAAATTTAAACGAAGACAAAGTATGCCCACGAAGCCATACTCAATCAACTCCAAAATCAACAGTTTGATGAAACTCGAACGAAGACAATTATAAGCGAATGATTTAACTGTTAATAGTCGATTCCCCCATTTTGCTAACCTCAATTACCTCCACCTATTCCGCTCGGTAATTAATAACAGAAACAGCCATCTGCGGCTTGCTGCCAGTATCGTCAACTTTTAGCGATTACAATCTGAACTGTACAACCGAGGACACTCTACTGAGATTTGATCTATATAGGGGTATTTACAGGGTGCCACCCTATTTTTCCGTTACTCCAACAACGCTCGCAAACGGGAAAAGCAAGAATAATGAAAGCTTAAGTCTTCACTACCAGAGCTGCTGCCAATAAACTGAAATGTTGTAATATGTTAGATAGCAAGTCCACAATTTATCATATTGGGAATTTGCTATCGTATAGGTAATGCATCCTATTCAATTCACTACTGATAGAGCAAAAATTAGATCTTAGCTCTAAACATATCCCCCTTTCAAGGTGCTTATACAGCGGCAGACAAACTACCCCTACAGTCAGGCGTACAAGCAGAGCTATACTTTGGGCTAAATAAATTTCGAGCCACTACAATGACTCGGGCAGTTGATTTTTTTAGCGCAAGGCTTTGGTGATACTCAGCGATTCCTCTTCAAGTGCAATAGCCTGGGGCAGCTGGTTGTTGTTTTTATAGCTCATTGCCAAGTTGTTTAGGCTAGTGGTGTAATCTGCTACCCACACCTTTGGATTTTGTTGGAACAAGGCTTTTGTGATGCTCAGCGATTCCTCTTCAAGTGTAATAGCCTGGGGCAGCTGGTTGTTCTTTTTATAGCTCACTGCCGAGTTGTTTAGGCCAGAGGTGTAAGCTGTAGCACAGACCGTGGGATTTTGCAGGGGCAAGGCTTTGGCGGTGCTAAGCAACTCATCATCTTGAAGTGCAATGGCCTGAGGCTGCTGGTTGTTGTTTTTATAGCTCATTGCCAGGTTGTTTCTTCTTATTGTATAACGCTCAGCCCACACCGTTGCATTGTTCTGGTACAAAGCTTTTGTGATGCACAGCAATTCCTCTTGAAGTGTAATGGCCTGGGGCAGCTGGTTGTTGTCTTTATAACTCATTGCCAAGTTGCTTAGGCTAGAGCTATAACGCTCAGCCCACACCACTGGATTTTGTCGGTATAAGCCTTTGGTGAGGCCCATCGACTCCTTTAGGCTAGCGGTGTAACGCTCTGCCCACGTGTCAGCATTAATTTCAAACCCTTTTCTGAGGATGTTTTGCTGTGCATTTTTAAAAAACAACATCAACTCGTAATCAGTGGTATTCAGGCTTTGCTCTGGTTTATCATAAAAGCGTTGCTGTTTTTCTTCTTGGTTAATGACTTCCAGCATTAATTCAAGCATCTGCTCTTTTGCTTGCGTTGTTTTCTCTGTTAGTAAAGTATCTAACAAATGCTCAAGCTGCTTATCGAGGAAGATATGTAGTAACGCATGCCGGTATTTGTATTTATCGTCATTAGGTGTATAGCGACTTAATATTTCATAAACCTCATCAATAATGGCGTAATGCTCAGATGTTAAGCCAACTTCCTGTTGGCTTTGATTGATATGGGCTTTCAGTGGGTCAAGCAATGGTTCTTCTGTTTCTGCTAATGCTTCCAGCACTTTTGTTACAATAGTTGATGAGAAAGGTGCGCCTAATAATGATGAAAACAGCAGGGTATTTAACGCCGCATTACCATGCCCTCCAAAGTATAATTTCAATAGATGCAGTCGTTCTTCTAATACCGCATAGGCCATTAAATTAAAGCTATCTTGGCCAGCTGATTTTTCATAATGACTGAGTGAATCTTTGTATTTACTTTGCAGGATGGCAAAGGTCTCTTTAATAGCCTCGCTTACATCCGTTATTTCACTATTGATACGTAATGGATTATCAACAATAAGCCGAGTAGTTTCATTCTCACTATATAGCTTGTCATCACAGAGCATGTTAATGCTTTCAATGGCAAACAGGGTATTTATCGCCATTGCATCGTGTCCTGCAATTTCACTAAAAATTGTATTGGTTAGTGCATCAAGTTGTGCAGTTTTACCTTTGATTACCTGTGAAATGAGCTCGTTAAGTGCTTTTTTATCAAAGCCTGTTAGGTTAATGGTAGAGTGTGTAAGGAATGAAGTGTCTATTGTAGTGGTTATTGCTTGATGTCCATTTGTTTCAATCGCTTTTAATAATGCGATGCTATATTCGTGCAATGCTGGGTTTTCTAAAAGCTGTTTTAAGAGGGTGGCAGCATCACTAGGGCGAATGGTGCTGACAATATACAACTGCACTTTTTTTGCTAAGCAGGTCAGGATATATTCGCATGCGCTATTATCTATCCACTGACAATCATCAATAAAGAGCACTAATGGCAGGTTTTGATCACTCAGTGGTAGTAACGTGTTAATTGCTTTATCTAGGTTGTTAAACTGCTGCTCTTTTTGGTTGCTTTTTTTGTTATCTAAGTCTCCAACGCCACCTCGCTTCATGGAGTCTATATTGCTGTCGACCATTAAACGTTCATGTCCTGTCATCGCTATGTTTAGGGCTTTCTCTGCGCCATTAAAAATAGTGCCGATTGCTTTGACGGCATTGTCTTTTGTTGCAAGAGCTTTAAAAAAACCAACGCCTTTGTCTCGCCAGCCTTTTAACAACTCTAAGCGAGTGGCCTCCTCTAAAATACTTTTTTCTAAGGAGCTTAGCCCGGTATTTGATGAG is a window from the Psychromonas ingrahamii 37 genome containing:
- a CDS encoding MFS transporter; protein product: MIRILAQIWPLLLGIVFIMLGNGMHFTLIGLRGGIEGFSSAELAIVTSGYFLGFLSGARISPLMIRRVGHVRVFAALGSFMSAGLIAFPLVTEPWVWTVLRVIVGFCMSGIYVTAESWLNNSATNETRGSVLSAYMLAQTLGIIGAQGLLTLGDAGTAVLFIGASMLVSISFGPILLSATSVPKAEITRPMPLRQLFTNSPLGTVGIFLLGSVYATQSGMGAVFGTKIGLSAEQISLFIAMLFAGALLLQYPIGWLSDRMDRRKLIFGAASLGAISCAFAWFTSAGLWPLMAAAFFAGGVTTPLYALFLAYTNDYLSAEDMPAASGGLVFTFGLGAIAGPLITGWAMHGLGPFAFWLVLGVTFGVIALYALYRMTQRAAVPQTETESYLGVLPTASPVTVEVAGAWAADRAQAERDSEEQS
- a CDS encoding tetratricopeptide repeat protein, giving the protein MPNLKLANNYQADLVKSQNTPLLIELNKNDISNFDNQLDNSIKAKFPFLVAQKIYDDELSNNTTNIIAIDCDSYQQDARFYLLEALLDQLSLELKDIKNIITLKEVLKTGASVATGGLLTEFVGTYLDKGVDYVFEEVGDYFSKLLVDTVTENINVSNLVIGSIEGFIQETTGDSLGDFIGNTSDHQLQLSATAKTELNTLSKAFAESAKHDVFQLTFKILLAISLDSPKLIYINNPHKLDNNSLAILSLLLSYAKHQKDADKHVGLSVVYTYNDQTFQPYCEVADDLKQKQRLLDDQRRFSQRYAMLERPSSDIPKVAVKSSLFVGRTNELAQLQANFEQCDGLTVSVVSGEPGIGKTALVNKHLEQIEESKMIRLTLLNEVGHSSSNTGLSSLEKSILEEATRLELLKGWRDKGVGFFKALATKDNAVKAIGTIFNGAEKALNIAMTGHERLMVDSNIDSMKRGGVGDLDNKKSNQKEQQFNNLDKAINTLLPLSDQNLPLVLFIDDCQWIDNSACEYILTCLAKKVQLYIVSTIRPSDAATLLKQLLENPALHEYSIALLKAIETNGHQAITTTIDTSFLTHSTINLTGFDKKALNELISQVIKGKTAQLDALTNTIFSEIAGHDAMAINTLFAIESINMLCDDKLYSENETTRLIVDNPLRINSEITDVSEAIKETFAILQSKYKDSLSHYEKSAGQDSFNLMAYAVLEERLHLLKLYFGGHGNAALNTLLFSSLLGAPFSSTIVTKVLEALAETEEPLLDPLKAHINQSQQEVGLTSEHYAIIDEVYEILSRYTPNDDKYKYRHALLHIFLDKQLEHLLDTLLTEKTTQAKEQMLELMLEVINQEEKQQRFYDKPEQSLNTTDYELMLFFKNAQQNILRKGFEINADTWAERYTASLKESMGLTKGLYRQNPVVWAERYSSSLSNLAMSYKDNNQLPQAITLQEELLCITKALYQNNATVWAERYTIRRNNLAMSYKNNNQQPQAIALQDDELLSTAKALPLQNPTVCATAYTSGLNNSAVSYKKNNQLPQAITLEEESLSITKALFQQNPKVWVADYTTSLNNLAMSYKNNNQLPQAIALEEESLSITKALR
- a CDS encoding cold-shock protein, which gives rise to MSNKEQGTVKWFNEAKGFGFIEQASGPDVFVHFSAIASEGFKTLAEGQKVEFTVSQGQKGPQADSVVGL